One Caldalkalibacillus thermarum genomic window, CCGCGACGGGCCCGGGTCATTTTCTCCACCTGGGCCAGATCGACGGAACGGAGCGCTCCCCGCCCTGTTTCAATCTGGATTTGAACCGGTTTCTCACCTTCAGGGATCACATATCCAGTCACTACCTCATCTCCCTCTTTTAGGTTAATGCCTTTCACCCCCTGTGCTTTCTGGCCCACCTCACTCACCTCTTCTCCGCTGAACCATAACAAATAACCCTGCTGGGTTCCTATCATGATATCTTCATGCCCAGTGGTCAGACGAACATCAAGCAGCTCATCCCCAGCTTTTAATTTCAAGGCTACCAGAGGTTTGGAGTAACGCTGGACCTCATACTCGGCCAAGGCTGTCTTCTTAACCATGCCCTGGCGGGTAAAGAAGAGCAGCTTCCGCTCGTCCTCAGCGAAATCAATGACATTGTGAGCGGCAATAATGCGCTCGTCCTTATCGATGGGGATCAGATTGCTGATATGCTGCCCCAGCTCTTTCCAGCGGATATCGGGCAGTTCGTGCACAGGCAGATAGAGATACCGGCCTTTGTTGGTAAAAAGCAGCAAGGTATGGGTGGTGTTAGACTCATACAGAAAGAGGAGTTCATCCCCTTCTTTCATCCCTGCCTCTTCCCCATTTGAGGCAGCATAGGAACGGAGGCTGGTCCGCTTCACATAGCCGTCCCTTGTCACAGTCACCATTACATTTTCCGACGGTACCAATACCTCCAAATTGATGTTCAACTCTTCGATTTCCTCTTGGATCTCAGTGCGCCGCCGGTCGGCATACTTCTCCTTGATTTGCACCAGCTCTGTCTTGATCACATCGATTAACCTGGCCTCACTGCCCAGAATCGCCTCCAGCCCCTCAATCTTGTGCTTCAGTTCCTGCGCCTCTTTCTCCAGTTGGGAAATATCCGTATTGGTCAAACGGTACAACTGCAGGGTGACAATGGCTTCTGCCTGCTGTTCTGTAAAACCGAACTGAGCCATTAAATTTTCTTTTGCATCTGCTTTGTTCTTGGAGGCCCGGATCGTGGCGATCACATCGTCCAGGATGGAGATGGCTTTAATCAAGCCTTGTACAACGTGCTCCCGCTCCCGGGCCTTGGCCAGATCGTACTGGCTGCGCCTTTTGACCACTTCTTTCTGATGGTCAATATAGGCCTGTAGCAATTGCTTCAGGTTAAGCAGCTTGGGTGTTTTGTTATGGATAGCGACCATGTTAAAGTTGTACGAAATTTGCAAGTCGGTATGTTTATATAAGTAATGAAGCACACCTTCCGCATCGGCATCCTTTTTCAGCTCTATGACAATGCGTAACCCGCTGCGGTCTGTTTCATCGCGCACTTCAGCAATACCTTCCACTTTGCGGTCCAGTCGGCATTCATCAATTTTGCGCACCAGCTGGGCTTTGTTCACTTCATAAGGGATTTCCGTGATCACAATTTGCTCCCGGCCGCCTTTGACAACTTCAAAGGAAGCTTTGGCCCGCAACACAATTTTTCCTTTGCCCGTTCGGTAGGCCTGTCTGATCCCGTCTATCCCCTGGATAATGCCCCCCGTGGGAAAATCGGGCCCGCGAAGAACGGTCATCAGTTCGTCCACCGTCACAGACGGATTGTCCAGTTGCATCAACACCGCATCAATCACCTCGCCCAAGGGATGGGGCGGGATTTCCGTGGCATATCCGGCGGAAATGCCGGTCGAGCCGTTGACCAGCAGATTGGGAAAGCGAGCCGGCAACACGGTGGGTTCCTGTGTCGTATCATCAAAATTAGGGGCAAAAGGGACTGTTTCCCGGTCGATATCCCTGAGCATCTCAGCGGCAATGCTGGACAGGCGGGCTTCTGTGTAACGCATGGCCGCTTGCGGGTCTCCGTCCATACTGCCGTTGTTACCGTGCATTTCAACCAGAATATGGCGCATTTTCCAATCTTGGGACATGCGTACCAAGGCATCGTACACGGATGCGTCACCATGGGGGTGGTAATTGCCGATCACTGTGCCCACAGTTTTAGCCGACTTGCGGAACGGCTTGTCATGGGTGTTTCCCTCTTTAAACATGGCGTATAAAATCCGCCGCTGCACCGGCTTCAGGCCGTCCCGCACATCCGGCAGGGCCCGGTCCTGAATGATATATTTGGAGTAACGGCCAAACCGGTCGCTGATAATCTCTTCAAAAGGCAAATCCAGAAATTTCTCCAGCACAGACAACCTATCTTCCCTCCCCTGTCAGCACAAGTTTTTGGTTCAAGAGCAGCTTTTCATCATCTTCCAGGTTAAAGGCGACGTTGTTTTCAATCCACTTGCGGCGCGGCTCCACTTTATCCCCCATCAGAATGGACACGCGCCGTTCGGCTCGGGCCGCATCATCCAGGGTGACCCGGATTAAGGAGCGGGTTTCCGGATTCATCGTGGTTTCCCATAATTGGTCCGCATTCATCTCGCCCAAACCCTTGTAGCGCTGAATGGTGTAGCCTTTGCCCACCTTTTTGATTGCCGCAGCCAGCTCATCCTCATCCCAGGCATATGCCACCACTTCAGTTCGGCCTGCCCCCTTGCTCACTTTATACAGGGGAGGCATGGCGATGTACACTCTTCCCGCCTCAATCAGCGGACGCATATAGCGGTAGAAGAAGGTGAGCAGCAAGACCTGGATATGAGCCCCGTCGGTATCGGCGTCGGTCATGATGATCACCTTGCTGTAATTGGCTTCTTCCAGTGTGAAATCCGCGCCGACACCAGCTCCGATGGTATGGATAATGGTGCGGATCTCTTCGTTTTTCAAAATGTCCTCCAGCTTGGCCTTTTCGGCGTTGATCACTTTACCCCGCAATGGCAATATGGCCTGAAAACGGCGGTCCCGCCCCTGCTTGGCTGATCCGCCGGCAGAGTCCCCTTCCACCAAAAACAGCTCATTGCGCGACGGATCTTTAGATTGGGCCGGCGTCAATTTCCCGCTTAACAGCGCTTCTTTTTTCTTCCCTTTCTTACCAGAGCGAGCCTCCTCACGGGCCCTCCTGGCCGCTTCCCTGGCTTGGGCGGCCCGGATCGCCTTCTTGATCAGGGTGTTGGCCACATCAGGATTTTCCTGCAAGTAGATCAAAAGCTGCTCGGCGACAAAGGTATCCACGGCCGAGCGGGCCTCAGGCGTGCCCAGCTTGCCTTTGGTTTGGCCTTCAAACTGCAATTTTTCCTCCGGCACCCGGACAGAGACAACGGCCGTTAAGCCTTCCCGCACATCGGACCCTTCCAGGTTTTTATCCTTTTCTTTTAAGAAGCCAACTTTACGGGCATATTCATTAAACTGGCGGGTCATAGCTGTTTTAAAGCCTGCCTCATGGGTTCCCCCGTCTTTGGTGCGCACGTGGTTAACAAAGGAAAGCACATTTTCAGACACCCCGTCATTATATTGGAAGGCAATTTCCATCTCAATACCATTCTGTTCGCCTTGAAAATAAACAACAGGGTGGAAAGTGGTTTTATCTTCATTGATATATTCCACAAAAGCCTCAATGCCTTTTTCAAACCGAAAAATGTCATGCCGTGGCTGGCCATCCCGTTCGTCTGTCACTTCAATGGTTAAGCCTCTCAGCAAAAAGGCGGCTTCGCGGCAGCGTTCGGCCAAAATATCGTATTGGAATTTCACCGTGCTAAAAATAGAAGTATCTGGTTTAAAGCGCACACAGGTTCCGGTCTGCTTGCTGGGTCCAATGACTTCCAGCCCCGTCACGGGTTTTCCGCCATCTTCAAAACGTTGGTGGAATATTTTCCCGTCGCGCTGAATAGTCACTTCCAGCCATTCGGACAGGGCATTGACCACGGAGGCACCCACCCCGTGCAAACCGCCTGAAGTGGCATATCCGCCCTGGCCAAATTTTCCTCCAGCGTGCAAAACTGTAAAAATCACTTCTGGTGTAGGTTTGCCAATTTTATGTATGCCAGTGGGAATGCCTCTGCCTTTATCCTTTACACTGACACTTCCATCCGAATGGAGGGTCACCTTAATGTGATTGCCAAATCCGGCCAGGGCCTCATCCACCGCGTTATCCAGTATTTCATACACCAGGTGGTGAAGACCTCTGGTATCGGTGCTGCCTATGTACATACCTGGGCGTTTACGCACCGCATCCAAGCCTTCTAGCACCTGAATGGCATCATCATTGTAATCATGGGTGATGTTTTTGGCCACAGACTCGCACCTCTCTCAACACTTTTATTTCCACTTAGTCCATTTATGTACATCTACCAGGTTGTCGTACGGAGCATATGTATTTTATCATGCTACCATCTTCGGCTCATGTATACAATCTCATGACAATATGTTACTGAACCTTCATCCAAAATGGAAGGGCTAACCAAACAAGAACGTATCGCAGTGCCAAGGGGATGAACCGGACACTCGATAGGCAAAAACTCTGAGCTGACATAGTATCGGAAGAGCGAGCCATAAAGGCTGTTACTCTGATGAGCAAGTAATAGTCTTTTTCTTTATGGCTCATATGCGTTATAATGAAGGGAGCAGCTTTTTTATTCCTCTTCCTTACATACTTTCTTCAGGTTAACTTTTGGTGAAACAAAGGAGCGATCATGATGTTCCATCGTACCCAAACGCGGCCTGTACGCGTAGGTAACGTAACGATCGGCGGCAATGACCATGTTGTCATCCAAAGCATGACCACCACCAAAACCCATGACGTTGAGGCGACCGTGGCCCAAATTAAGCGTCTGGAAGAAGCCGGGTGTCAAATTGTGCGCGTGGCCTGTCCAGACATGCGCGCTGCCGAGGCTATCCCTGAAATTAAAAAACGAATCAACATCCCCCTTGTGGCTGATATTCATTTTGATTATAAACTAGCCCTTAAAGCAATTGAAGGCGGTGTTGACAAAATCCGCATCAATCCCGGTAACATCGGTAAAAGGGAAAAAGTTGAAGCGGTGGTCAAAGCAGCTAAGGAACGGGGGATTCCGATCCGCATCGGGGTGAATGCCGGGTCACTGGAAAAGCGGATATTAGAGAAATATGGTTACCCAACTGCGGACGGTATGGTAGAAAGTGCCTTATATCATATTTCCATTTTGGAAGAGCTTGATTTTCATGATATTGTGGTCTCCCTGAAAGCGTCAGACGTGCGGCTGGCCATTGAAGCTTATCAGAAGGCAGCAAAAACCTTTAATTATCCTTTGCATCTGGGAATTACGGAAGCGGGCACCTTGTTTGCCGGTACGGTTAAAAGTGCTGCCGGGCTGGGGGCCCTTTTAGCCCAAGGCATCGGATCCACCATTCGGATCTCGTTAAGTGCCGACCCAGTGGAGGAGGTCCGGGTGGCCCGCGAATTGTTAAAAGCATTCGGCCTCGCTGCCAACGCGGCTACGCTGATTTCCTGCCCGACTTGCGGGCGGATTGAAATTGACTTAATTTCTATCGCCAATGAAATCGAAGAGTATATTGCCAAAATCAAGGCTCCCATTAAAGTGGCCGTCCTAGGTTGTGCAGTAAATGGACCGGGAGAAGCACGGGAGGCGGACATTGGCATAGCAGGTGCCCGGGGAGAAGGTTTGTTGTTCAGACACGGAAAAATTGTACGCAAAGTACCAGAAGAAAAAATGGTGGAAGAGTTAAAGAAAGAAGTGGATAAGCTGGTCGAGGAATACTTTAAAAAACAAAAGGCGGAACAAACACACTAGGGGATCACACCTGGCGAGGAGGTTGCGGGAGGATAACGATGTTTTTTTCAAAAAGGAGCAGGTATCATGGCTTAGTGTTGTACATCTATCATGACCAGCCCCACCCCCTGCTCCTGGTCATGCCCGAGGACGTGGCAGGGGACGTGCTGTCTACGATCAAAAAGTTTGAAAAATCGGCCCTAAACGCCCAAGAATATATTGGACAACTGGGTCCCTTTTCAGTTGTCCATGAAATCCAAGGGTTTGAAAAAATAACCATCCATCATGACACATTAAGCTGGAGCGAGCCCATCCTGTATACTGACTTTGCCAAAAAAATCAGTGACCGGTTGCAAGACCTAATGGACCAGATCCAGCCAGATCTTGAAGAAGAACTCGTTTATTTCATAGGTGAATTTACCATGATGCAGGATAACGGCTTTGTGGCTCCATTTTAAAGTTGCTGCGGCACGCGGGGATATGAGATTCCCCGCTGTTTTTATTTAATTAAAAACCCGTCTTCCAGAATGAGCGGGCCAGAGACCACAAAACCCGTTCAGACACATTTCTGGTTTAAACGCTTCTTTCCTTCACGGCATAGTTCAAAAAGCGGGCATACGTGACACT contains:
- the parC gene encoding DNA topoisomerase IV subunit A encodes the protein MSVLEKFLDLPFEEIISDRFGRYSKYIIQDRALPDVRDGLKPVQRRILYAMFKEGNTHDKPFRKSAKTVGTVIGNYHPHGDASVYDALVRMSQDWKMRHILVEMHGNNGSMDGDPQAAMRYTEARLSSIAAEMLRDIDRETVPFAPNFDDTTQEPTVLPARFPNLLVNGSTGISAGYATEIPPHPLGEVIDAVLMQLDNPSVTVDELMTVLRGPDFPTGGIIQGIDGIRQAYRTGKGKIVLRAKASFEVVKGGREQIVITEIPYEVNKAQLVRKIDECRLDRKVEGIAEVRDETDRSGLRIVIELKKDADAEGVLHYLYKHTDLQISYNFNMVAIHNKTPKLLNLKQLLQAYIDHQKEVVKRRSQYDLAKAREREHVVQGLIKAISILDDVIATIRASKNKADAKENLMAQFGFTEQQAEAIVTLQLYRLTNTDISQLEKEAQELKHKIEGLEAILGSEARLIDVIKTELVQIKEKYADRRRTEIQEEIEELNINLEVLVPSENVMVTVTRDGYVKRTSLRSYAASNGEEAGMKEGDELLFLYESNTTHTLLLFTNKGRYLYLPVHELPDIRWKELGQHISNLIPIDKDERIIAAHNVIDFAEDERKLLFFTRQGMVKKTALAEYEVQRYSKPLVALKLKAGDELLDVRLTTGHEDIMIGTQQGYLLWFSGEEVSEVGQKAQGVKGINLKEGDEVVTGYVIPEGEKPVQIQIETGRGALRSVDLAQVEKMTRARRGTALLKRNSLTKVKDYLIFTEQDELNPGRF
- the parE gene encoding DNA topoisomerase IV subunit B; the encoded protein is MAKNITHDYNDDAIQVLEGLDAVRKRPGMYIGSTDTRGLHHLVYEILDNAVDEALAGFGNHIKVTLHSDGSVSVKDKGRGIPTGIHKIGKPTPEVIFTVLHAGGKFGQGGYATSGGLHGVGASVVNALSEWLEVTIQRDGKIFHQRFEDGGKPVTGLEVIGPSKQTGTCVRFKPDTSIFSTVKFQYDILAERCREAAFLLRGLTIEVTDERDGQPRHDIFRFEKGIEAFVEYINEDKTTFHPVVYFQGEQNGIEMEIAFQYNDGVSENVLSFVNHVRTKDGGTHEAGFKTAMTRQFNEYARKVGFLKEKDKNLEGSDVREGLTAVVSVRVPEEKLQFEGQTKGKLGTPEARSAVDTFVAEQLLIYLQENPDVANTLIKKAIRAAQAREAARRAREEARSGKKGKKKEALLSGKLTPAQSKDPSRNELFLVEGDSAGGSAKQGRDRRFQAILPLRGKVINAEKAKLEDILKNEEIRTIIHTIGAGVGADFTLEEANYSKVIIMTDADTDGAHIQVLLLTFFYRYMRPLIEAGRVYIAMPPLYKVSKGAGRTEVVAYAWDEDELAAAIKKVGKGYTIQRYKGLGEMNADQLWETTMNPETRSLIRVTLDDAARAERRVSILMGDKVEPRRKWIENNVAFNLEDDEKLLLNQKLVLTGEGR
- the ispG gene encoding flavodoxin-dependent (E)-4-hydroxy-3-methylbut-2-enyl-diphosphate synthase; translated protein: MMFHRTQTRPVRVGNVTIGGNDHVVIQSMTTTKTHDVEATVAQIKRLEEAGCQIVRVACPDMRAAEAIPEIKKRINIPLVADIHFDYKLALKAIEGGVDKIRINPGNIGKREKVEAVVKAAKERGIPIRIGVNAGSLEKRILEKYGYPTADGMVESALYHISILEELDFHDIVVSLKASDVRLAIEAYQKAAKTFNYPLHLGITEAGTLFAGTVKSAAGLGALLAQGIGSTIRISLSADPVEEVRVARELLKAFGLAANAATLISCPTCGRIEIDLISIANEIEEYIAKIKAPIKVAVLGCAVNGPGEAREADIGIAGARGEGLLFRHGKIVRKVPEEKMVEELKKEVDKLVEEYFKKQKAEQTH